The Helicoverpa armigera isolate CAAS_96S chromosome 25, ASM3070526v1, whole genome shotgun sequence genome has a window encoding:
- the LOC110376672 gene encoding uncharacterized protein LOC110376672 isoform X5: MVFGDCFTNTCASGKYTLAAGDKDESMPPDAAKRHTMPPQPAPRPTIKDKLRRRSGGTASASSASSLEGEYLADKHDKKPPPGAVKVMPTAPPDKKEEKKVAEQRKPAENGTDTTSDPGITNNVETTPKKSKTGGFGLFGGRKEKSPKEEKSPKEKSPKEKSPKTKDKKDKDPKIKVAALDTSNDSSNLDSSLDKSPAKGGDKPSFTKPYEYTDTEKSPTRTKPFIQGAFSYEKEPISEEKQRALDDSQSPTTRKAGLAFNYAPGEDRKVAESAEKRKTPEDPSKLKTPGLDYVQSAALKEQAKNLIDPTLALLDSERSHHEVPTAVPVLAAKPENEIQVVIITGRYNPKSKKLDDANGTILVTKGTLNKANGKIQTDKELINTKSGQVSYTDPATGKQEVKNGHVDKSGHILFTSGVIDPKTGKIDPTLAQQYCFVERSPDKIGAKPGRDVDLVVITGKYDGKNKKLDASHGHVDVSRAVVGPDGYVASNYGVIDPRTGKIEYIEPKTGKEEPKQAYVDQKTGNILVTTGVLDPKSGKVDSSLGQQFSIVEKDATKANREVRLVVVTSKYDLKSKKLDPNFAHVDSVKGVLSGTDGKIYTEYGIIDPRTGEIQVTDSKTGKQETKQATVDPKTGNILLLSGVIDPRTGELDTSLGQQYSIVDKPIDTFGSCSGKEVQVVAITGKFDSKSKKLDNPNGFIETSHAIISDKDGKVHSNFGVLDPNNGKVYFTDPKTGKRDSKQAIVDAKTGSFILTSGVIDPKTGKSDSSLAQQLTVVDKDAPKGIPERYVNLVVVTSKYDPKNKKLDITNAHVDSFPGKYSNDDKVITDFGVVDPETGDIVFTDPVTGKQEVKKAAIDPKTGNLLLTSGVVDPQTGKVDPTLGQQITVVDKPKDTFPSVAGKEVQLVVITSKYDSKYKKLDSPNGHIETSRGIVTADGKVHTNFGVIDPKTGKIDHVDPKTGKQEIKQAVADPKTGHLIISSGVVDPKTGKQDSSLAQQFAIVDKDRVAPERWVNLVIVTSKYDLKNKKLDLNNAHVDSIPGKVGADNKVHTKFGVVDPNTGDIIVTDPVTGKQEVKKASVDPKTGNLLLTSSVVDPVTGHVDPTLGQQISVVDKPKDQFAAVPGKEVQLVVITSKYDPKTKKLDNPNGHVETSRGVIAPDGKVHTNFGVIDPKTGKIEHVDPKTGKQEIKQAIADPQSGHLILTAGVVDPKTGKTDSSLAQQYAIVDKDAPKERYVNLVIVTSKYDPKNKKLDLTNAHVDSIPGKIGADGKVHTEFGEVDPTTGDIIIKDAVTGKRETKVATIDPKTGNLLLTSGVVDPQTGQVDPNLGQQISVVDRPKDTFTPVPGREVQLVIITSKYDLKNKKLDNPNGHIETSRGIVAADGRVHTNYGIIDPKTGKIEHVDPKTGKHETKQAVADPGVGFKSGNLILTSGVVDPKTGKPDSSLAQQFTIVEKETKPVEREIHLVIITTKYDPRTKRIDPSQGHVDTISGVLGADGRIRTAVGIVDPATGEIVVTDPKTGRQEVKRAEVHPETGHMVFTSNVVDPKTGRVDPTLVQQYSIVNKPVVPFTKPASKGEVRLVIVTSKYDPYTKSVDAAAGNVEAAKGYVSAEDGKIHTDFGIIDPRSGQILYKDPITGKQELKQADIDPKTGNLIITTAVIDPKTGKVEPSYAQQLSIVDKQNVLKAAPITQRSSVSPAKQVPSPVKTPTPTPVQTPLQSPVRTSSPITSYAQKSSPLTPTMKAPVKPTTAPPEPPKRKIVKIMVIFTKLDPKTKKPDLNTAEVEHLTGILDPNGLIETKYGVIDSNTGNIVITDSAGQKQSRDGYVLTETGQIFINSGAIDPKTGKLDPNLGMILSVAKQEDPVVEITTITGPIDPKTGKVDIEKGTVEHTKGKVDAETGHISTKYGVIDPSNGVIFVTDTSDTKPVHIDENNGLITIRGVVDPKTGKPDPNVGQVIVVGTHIDPVVEVTTFVGKLDTKKGLIEPKHSLVESSTGQINPDNNKIDTKYGQIDLVKGTVTYNDPKTGKFESRELKVDPVTGQFLLKTGQINPKSGKPDKDVARMICLRIIKNKVDPVSGKQIVSNDPKNVKVDPKTNQIWIAGPKDPVSGEVIYTAGQVDPITGYIITIYGRLDPKTGTIVRTHDVDKSLIKVDPVNGQIYTATGEVDEDNHPLYSASQVDPSTGEIYTKLGKIDPQTGRLIIIKIFIITQKDDKGRVKEVDPKECTIDETTGRIITTKTVYLYQIIDPITGETIDVDPDDPRLKGARTTVTQTMTLSGKIDPVTGRIKTEYGDIDPDTGDIDPSTAVRDPVTGQLILHYSQIDPSHFEDKSGNYTIEKETQDLPANIDIQTVNTHKFSTFGKDESPLRGDEPKTFTEYTTSEHIRHQGYVSSSTPLSSKIPVSQRSKKTPTPPVVVKTTTKQLLTKNDEGVTHNVEQEVENLGTGEVTFSTHTNKAESLEPAEGGKSPYVRARAVTTRTATTHHDLDTQARTQQLEEKTVAHTLTSSATRHEQRVLTHELKTMVTTGDQLTRRGSESSLSSGDSGTPIDFDEGAGEGHYYVTEPGSYKTTTTTTVMGNAPFGSMVHGATTRTSTGPVVTEPEETTETQESVSADGEVVSSQTISSKTRTVETITYKTERNGVIETRVEQKITIQSDGDPIDHDRALAEAIQEATAMNPDMTVEKIEIQQQSTQP, encoded by the exons ATGGTTTTCGGAGACTGCTTCACCAATACTTGCGCGTCCGGCAAGTATA CTCTTGCAGCCGGCGACAAAGATGAGTCCATGCCACCAGACGCGGCGAAACGCCACACCATGCCGCCCCAACCAGCGCCGCGACCCACCATCAAAGACAAG CTGCGGCGGCGCTCGGGCGGCACGGCCAGCGCCTCGTCCGCCTCCTCGCTCGAGGGCGAGTACCTCGCCGACAAACACGACAAG AAACCGCCACCTGGTGCCGTCAAGGTGATGCCAACAGCACCTCCCGACAAGAAGGAAGAAAAGAAAGTGGCTGAACAGAGGAAACCTGCTGAAAACG GCACAGACACGACGAGCGACCCGGGTATCACGAACAACGTCGAGACGACGCCCAAGAAGTCCAAG ACCGGCGGATTCGGACTGTTCGGTGGCCGAAAGGAAAAATCGCCAAAAGAGGAGAAATCACCGAAAGAGAAATCTCCAAAAGAAAAGTCTCCCAAAACGAAAGATAAGAAAGATAAAGATCCGAAAATCAAAGTGGCCGCGCTTGACACGTCGAATGACAGTTCCAACCTCGATAGTTCACTTGACAAGAGTCCCGCTAAGGGTGGAGACAAGCCTTCATTCACCAAACCTTACGAATACACCGACACAGAGAAGAGTCCAACACGCACCAAGCCCTTCATTCAAGGCGCCTTCAGTTACGAGAAGGAACCTATCTCCGAGGAGAAACAGCGGGCGTTAGATGACAGCCAGAGCCCCACTACTAGGAAGGCTGGACTCGCATTTAACTACGCTCCCGGAGAAGATAGAAAGGTGGCCGAGAGTGCAGAGAAACGCAAAACCCCAGAAGACCCAAGCAAGCTGAAAACGCCTGGACTTGATTACGTCCAGTCGGCAGCTTTGAAAGAGCAAGCCAAGAACCTTATCGACCCAACTCTTGCTTTACTAGACTCTGAAAGGTCACATCATGAAGTACCTACAGCTGTTCCGGTACTTGCAGCGAAGCCTGAGAACGAAATCCAAGTGGTCATCATCACAGGCCGCTACAACCCCAAGTCTAAGAAACTTGATGACGCGAATGGTACCATCCTGGTCACCAAGGGCACGTTGAACAAAGCCAACGGAAAGATACAGACTGATAAGGAACTTATCAACACAAAGTCTGGACAAGTCAGTTACACAGACCCCGCGACCGGCAAGCAGGAGGTTAAAAACGGACACGTTGATAAGTCTGGACATATTCTATTTACGTCCGGCGTTATTGATCCCAAGACCGGCAAGATTGACCCAACATTGGCCCAACAGTACTGCTTCGTTGAAAGATCACCAGACAAGATTGGAGCCAAGCCTGGCCGCGATGTTGACTTGGTCGTCATTACTGGCAAATATGATGGCAAGAATAAGAAGTTGGATGCTTCTCATGGACACGTCGATGTGTCCAGAGCAGTCGTTGGACCAGACGGCTACGTCGCATCAAATTACGGAGTCATCGACCCAAGAACCGGCAAAATTGAATATATTGAACCCAAAACAGGCAAAGAAGAACCCAAACAAGCCTACGTTGACCAGAAAACAGGCAACATTTTGGTCACCACTGGTGTTTTGGATCCCAAATCTGGAAAGGTCGACTCTTCATTGGGTCAGCAATTCAGCATAGTCGAAAAGGACGCGACTAAAGCTAACCGTGAAGTCAGATTAGTAGTCGTTACAAGCAAATATGACTTGAAGTCTAAGAAGTTAGATCCTAATTTCGCTCACGTTGACTCTGTCAAGGGAGTCCTCAGCGGCACTGATGGCAAGATTTACACTGAGTACGGTATCATTGACCCCAGGACTGGAGAAATCCAAGTCACTGACTCCAAAACAGGCAAACAAGAGACCAAACAAGCGACAGTCGATCCCAAGACTGGAAATATTCTATTACTTTCTGGAGTTATCGACCCAAGAACTGGAGAGCTAGATACTTCGCTTGGACAACAATACAGCATTGTTGACAAACCTATCGACACCTTTGGAAGCTGTTCGGGTAAAGAAGTCCAAGTTGTCGCGATTACAGGCAAGTTCGACTCTAAGAGCAAGAAGTTAGATAATCCCAATGGATTCATTGAAACGTCTCACGCTATCATTAGCGACAAAGATGGCAAAGTACATTCAAACTTCGGTGTACTAGATCCTAACAATGGAAAAGTTTACTTCACGGATCCTAAGACAGGCAAGCGTGATTCCAAACAAGCTATTGTCGACGCCAAAACTGGAAGTTTCATCCTTACATCTGGAGTCATTGACCCTAAGACTGGCAAATCTGACTCATCATTGGCTCAGCAATTGACTGTAGTCGACAAGGACGCACCTAAGGGTATTCCTGAAAGATACGTCAACTTAGTGGTTGTTACATCTAAGTATGATCCCAAGAATAAGAAGTTAGACATTACCAACGCACATGTCGACAGCTTCCCGGGCAAATACAGCAATGATGATAAAGTTATTACTGACTTCGGTGTTGTCGATCCAGAGACTGGTGACATCGTCTTTACTGACCCTGTAACAGGCAAGCAGGAAGTCAAGAAAGCTGCCATTGATCCTAAGACCGGCAATTTGTTACTCACTTCAGGTGTTGTTGATCCTCAAACAGGCAAAGTTGATCCAACTTTGGGCCAACAGATTACTGTCGTAGACAAGCCTAAAGATACCTTCCCTTCGGTAGCGGGCAAAGAAGTCCAGCTCGTTGTGATTACAAGCAAATATGATTCCAAATACAAGAAGTTGGATAGCCCTAATGGACACATTGAGACATCTCGAGGCATCGTGACTGCTGACGGTAAAGTCCACACCAACTTCGGCGTAATTGACCCCAAGACTGGTAAGATTGACCATGTCGATCCTAAAACCGGTAAACAAGAGATCAAACAAGCCGTCGCCGATCCTAAGACCGGGCACTTGATCATTTCTTCCGGAGTCGTAGACCCGAAGACAGGAAAACAAGACTCTTCGCTGGCGCAACAATTCGCTATTGTTGACAAAGATAGAGTAGCACCCGAGAGATGGGTCAACCTTGTGATCGTTACGTCAAAATACGATCTGAAGAACAAGAAACTGGATCTTAACAACGCTCATGTAGATAGCATCCCTGGCAAAGTCGGCGCTGATAACAAAGTACACACGAAGTTCGGTGTCGTCGACCCCAACACTGGTGACATCATAGTAACCGACCCAGTCACTGGCAAGCAAGAGGTTAAAAAAGCTTCTGTCGACCCCAAAACTGGCAATCTGCTTCTTACGTCATCAGTTGTTGACCCAGTTACAGGTCACGTTGATCCTACGCTAGGACAACAGATCAGTGTAGTAGATAAACCAAAAGACCAGTTCGCCGCAGTTCCTGGCAAGGAAGTACAGTTGGTTGTTATTACGAGCAAGTATGACCCTAAGACCAAGAAACTCGATAACCCCAACGGCCATGTCGAAACATCTCGTGGTGTCATTGCCCCTGATGGTAAAGTACATACTAACTTCGGAGTTATTGACCCCAAGACGGGTAAGATCGAACATGTTGATCCTAAGACAGGTAAACAAGAGATCAAGCAAGCTATTGCTGATCCTCAGTCGGGGCATTTGATACTGACAGCAGGAGTTGTCGACCCTAAAACAGGCAAAACTGACTCCAGCCTTGCGCAGCAGTACGCCATTGTTGACAAAGATGCGCCTAAAGAAAGATACGTCAACCTCGTCATTGTTACGTCTAAGTATGATCCTAAGAATAAGAAACTGGATCTTACTAACGCCCATGTTGATTCTATTCCCGGTAAAATTGGCGCCGACGGTAAAGTGCACACTGAGTTCGGAGAAGTTGACCCGACAACGGGAGATATCATTATCAAAGACGCAGTCACTGGTAAACGCGAAACTAAAGTCGCTACTATTGATCCTAAGACCGGTAACCTGTTACTCACATCGGGAGTCGTCGATCCTCAGACAGGCCAAGTTGATCCTAACCTAGGACAACAGATCAGCGTAGTAGATAGACCGAAAGACACCTTCACACCAGTTCCTGGTAGGGAAGTTCAACTGGTCATTATCACATCTAAGTACGACCTTAAGAATAAGAAGCTTGACAACCCGAACGGACACATTGAGACCTCAAGAGGTATTGTAGCAGCTGACGGCAGGGTTCACACCAACTACGGCATTATTGACCCGAAGACTGGAAAGATCGAACATGTAGATCCCAAGACCGGTAAGCATGAGACGAAGCAAGCGGTTGCCGATCCCGGCGTAGGTTTCAAATCCGGCAACCTCATCCTAACCTCAGGCGTTGTGGACCCCAAAACTGGCAAACCAGACTCATCGCTCGCTCAACAATTCACGATTGTTGAGAAGGAGACGAAGCCTGTTGAAAGAGAGATTCATCTCGTTATCATTACCACGAAATACGACCCGAGGACAAAGAGGATTGATCCCAGCCAAGGTCACGTGGACACCATCAGCGGTGTTCTCGGAGCTGATGGAAGGATTCGTACTGCGGTTGGTATCGTTGACCCTGCGACTGGAGAGATTGTCGTCACTGACCCTAAGACCGGCAGACAAGAAGTCAAGCGAGCTGAAGTACATCCTGAAACTGGTCACATGGTATTTACAAGTAACGTCGTAGACCCCAAGACTGGCAGAGTCGATCCTACGCTGGTTCAGCAATACAGCATTGTTAACAAACCAGTTGTGCCTTTTACGAAGCCAGCTTCCAAGGGCGAAGTACGCTTGGTCATCGTCACCAGTAAATACGATCCTTACACGAAGTCTGTCGATGCCGCCGCCGGTAACGTCGAGGCTGCTAAAGGCTACGTCAGCGCTGAAGATGGAAAGATTCACACAGACTTTGGTATCATTGACCCGAGGTCCGGACAAATCTTGTACAAAGACCCGATAACTGGTAAACAAGAATTGAAACAAGCCGACATCGATCCTAAAACAGGAAACTTGATCATTACAACTGCAGTGATTGACCCCAAGACTGGAAAGGTTGAACCTTCGTATGCTCAGCAGTTGAGCATTGTTGATAAGCAGAATGTGTTGAAGGCAGCGCCAATTACTCAGAGATCTAGCGTGTCTCCCGCTAAGCAAGTACCGTCGCCAGTGAAGACGCCGACGCCTACACCTGTTCAGACTCCTCTACAATCTCCCGTGCGTACCTCTTCACCTATTACAAGCTACGCACAAAAGTCTTCTCCTCTCACGCCAACAATGAAGGCGCCAGTCAAACCAACGACAGCACCTCCAGAACCACCTAAGAGGAAGATTGTCAAAATCATGGTTATCTTTACTAAACTTGACCCTAAGACCAAGAAGCCTGATCTTAACACCGCTGAAGTAGAACATCTTACTGGCATTCTTGATCCAAATGGCTTGATTGAAACTAAATACGGAGTCATTGATTCCAATACCGGTAACATTGTCATCACAGATTCAGCTGGTCAAAAGCAAAGCCGCGATGGTTACGTTCTGACTGAAACCGGACAAATCTTCATCAACTCTGGTGCCATTGATCCGAAAACAGGAAAGCTTGATCCCAACTTAGGCATGATTCTTAGTGTTGCTAAACAAGAGGACCCAGTGGTTGAGATCACCACAATTACAGGTCCTATTGACCCTAAGACAGGTAAAGTTGATATTGAAAAGGGTACAGTGGAACACACTAAAGGCAAGGTTGATGCGGAAACTGGTCATATCTCTACTAAATACGGTGTTATCGATCCATCGAATGGTGTTATATTCGTAACAGATACATCTGACACTAAGCCCGTTCACATCGATGAAAATAACGGCCTAATCACCATTAGGGGTGTCGTAGATCCCAAGACTGGCAAACCTGATCCTAACGTTGGACAAGTCATCGTCGTTGGTACACACATTGACCCAGTAGTCGAAGTCACAACATTCGTTGGTAAATTGGACACCAAGAAGGGACTTATCGAACCCAAGCATTCCCTCGTGGAAAGCAGCACTGGTCAAATCAACCCTGACAACAACAAAATCGACACCAAATACGGACAGATTGATCTTGTTAAGGGCACCGTTACGTACAATGATCCCAAGACAGGTAAATTCGAGAGCAGAGAGCTCAAAGTGGACCCTGTCACTGGTCAGTTCTTACTGAAGACGGGACAGATCAACCCCAAATCTGGTAAGCCAGACAAGGATGTAGCTAGAATGATCTGCTTGAGAATCATCAAGAATAAGGTAGACCCCGTTTCAGGCAAACAAATCGTATCCAACGACCCCAAGAACGTCAAAGTGGATCCTAAGACCAACCAGATTTGGATTGCTGGACCTAAAGACCCAGTATCTGGAGAAGTTATCTACACAGCTGGTCAAGTCGACCCCATCACCGGTTACATCATCACGATATACGGTCGTCTGGACCCCAAGACTGGCACCATCGTCAGGACACACGATGTTGATAAGTCACTCATCAAGGTTGATCCAGTCAACGGACAGATCTACACAGCAACCGGAGAAGTTGACGAGGACAACCACCCACTGTACTCCGCGTCACAAGTCGATCCCAGCACAGGAGAGATTTACACCAAACTCGGCAAGATCGATCCCCAGACAGGCAGGTTAATCATCATTAAGATCTTCATCATCACACAGAAAGACGACAAAGGACGAGTTAAGGAAGTTGATCCTAAAGAATGTACCATCGATGAAACTACCGGCAGAATCATCACAACAAAGACAGTGTACTTGTACCAGATCATTGATCCCATCACTGGAGAAACTATCGATGTCGACCCTGATGACCCGAGGTTGAAGGGCGCGCGAACAACTGTCACACAGACTATGACGTTATCCGGCAAGATCGACCCCGTCACCGGCAGGATAAAGACTGAATACGGAGACATTGACCCCGATACTGGTGACATTGACCCCAGCACAGCCGTCAGAGACCCCGTCACCGGACAACTGATCCTACACTACTCACAAATCGATCCCTCACACTTTGAAGACAAGAGCGGCAACTACACGATAGAGAAAGAAACACAGGATCTTCCCGCGAACATTGATATTCAGACAGTCAACACGCATAAGTTCTCCACTTTCGGCAAGGACGAGAGTCCGCTGAGAGGAGACGAGCCCAAAACATTCACAGAGTACACGACGAGCGAGCACATACGGCATCAGGGCTACGTGTCGTCATCCACCCCTCTTTCCTCCAAGATCCCGGTTTCACAGCGCTCTAAGAAGACGCCGACCCCTCCCGTCGTGGTGAAGACCACGACCAAACAGCTCCTGACGAAAAATGACGAGGGCGTCACCCACAATGTGGAACAGGAGGTGGAGAACCTCGGCACCGGCGAGGTCACCTTCTCCACGCATACCAACAAG GCGGAAAGTTTGGAGCCTGCGGAGGGCGGCAAGAGTCCGTATGTGCGGGCCAGGGCTGTCACCACGCGGACCGCGACCACGCACCACGACCTGGACACACAGGCGAGGACACAGCAGTTGGAGGAGAAGACCGTCGCACACACGCTCACATCGTCAGCCACCAGGCACGAACAGCGAGTGCTGACCCATGAGCTCAAGACCATGGTCACCACTGGCGACCAG CTGACTCGCCGCGGCTCGGAATCTTCCCTCAGCAGTGGAGACTCGGGCACTCCAATAGATTTCGATGAGGGCGCCGGCGAAGGACATTACTACGTCACG GAGCCGGGCTCTTACAAGACGACGACAACTACGACGGTGATGGGTAACGCGCCGTTCGGCAGCATGGTGCACGGCGCCACCACTAGG ACAAGCACAGGCCCCGTAGTGACAGAGCCCGAGGAGACGACGGAGACGCAGGAGAGCGTGTCGGCGGACGGCGAGGTGGTCTCCTCGCAGACCATCAGCTCCAAGACGCGCACTGTCGAGACCATCACC TACAAGACGGAGCGTAACGGCGTGATCGAGACGCGCGTGGAGCAGAAGATCACCATCCAGTCCGACGGAGACCCCATCGACCACGACCGGGCGCTGGCTGAGGCCATACAG GAAGCAACAGCGATGAACCCAGACATGACAGTGGAAAAAATCGAGATCCAGCAACAAAGCACGCAACCCTAA